One genomic window of Euzebya sp. includes the following:
- a CDS encoding zinc-dependent dehydrogenase produces MLAANFHEPGDLRLEDVPEPTAGPGELKLRMHATATCGTDAKIFRHGHPRLDPPQVIGHELAGEVVEVGEGTEGFAVGDRVQVIAAVPCGECWACEAGIAQVCENQTSMGYQYPGGFAEYMIVPELVVRVGGVNPIPEGLSYAEAAVTEPLACALNAQELARVGEGDVVVVMGAGPIGCLHVRLARSKGAARVFLTDINADRLKLSADRVEPDAMIEGSGQEVIDAVRELTGGRGASVVITAAPSGKAQEDAIEMVAPEGRISFFGGLPKDDPYIRLDSNAVHYKELTIVGANGSSPDHNRRALDLIASGAVPVEDLITHRMPLSEVHRAIEAVISGEAIKVVVEP; encoded by the coding sequence ATGCTCGCTGCCAACTTCCACGAACCCGGCGACCTCCGCCTCGAGGACGTCCCCGAACCGACCGCCGGGCCGGGTGAGCTGAAGCTGCGGATGCACGCGACGGCCACCTGCGGCACGGACGCGAAGATCTTCCGCCACGGCCACCCCCGCCTCGACCCCCCGCAGGTGATCGGCCACGAGCTGGCCGGCGAGGTCGTCGAGGTCGGCGAGGGCACCGAGGGCTTCGCCGTCGGCGACCGGGTCCAGGTCATCGCCGCGGTCCCCTGCGGCGAGTGCTGGGCATGCGAGGCCGGCATCGCCCAGGTCTGTGAGAACCAGACGTCGATGGGCTACCAGTACCCCGGCGGGTTCGCCGAGTACATGATCGTCCCCGAGCTGGTCGTCCGCGTCGGCGGGGTCAACCCGATCCCCGAGGGCCTGAGCTACGCCGAGGCCGCGGTGACCGAGCCGCTGGCCTGCGCGCTCAACGCCCAGGAGCTCGCCCGCGTGGGTGAGGGGGACGTCGTCGTCGTGATGGGCGCGGGCCCCATCGGCTGCCTCCACGTCCGCCTGGCCCGCTCGAAGGGCGCGGCCAGGGTCTTCCTGACCGACATCAACGCCGACCGCCTGAAGCTGTCGGCCGACCGCGTCGAGCCCGACGCGATGATCGAGGGCTCGGGACAGGAGGTCATCGACGCGGTCCGCGAGCTGACCGGTGGCCGTGGTGCGTCCGTCGTCATCACCGCCGCGCCGTCCGGCAAGGCCCAGGAGGACGCCATCGAGATGGTCGCCCCCGAGGGGCGCATCAGCTTCTTCGGCGGCCTGCCGAAGGACGACCCCTACATCCGCCTCGACTCGAACGCCGTGCACTACAAGGAGCTGACCATCGTCGGCGCGAACGGCTCGAGCCCCGACCACAACCGGCGGGCCCTGGACCTGATCGCGTCCGGCGCGGTGCCGGTCGAGGACCTGATCACCCACCGGATGCCGCTGTCGGAGGTCCACCGGGCCATCGAGGCGGTCATCAGCGGCGAGGCCATCAAGGTCGTCGTCGAGCCCTGA
- the ptsP gene encoding phosphoenolpyruvate--protein phosphotransferase: MTTVRERQLTGTGVCAGIGIGPVAQMGTPISELPAARVRNDPAEDRARADRALEEVAVDLERRRDRASGEAVDVLEAQVMMARDPTLASMVADAIDDGKPAAYAVEDAIGHFRSALESAGGYLAERAADLDDLRNRVIARLLHLPMPGVPDRDAPFVLVAEDLAPADTVDLDPAKVVALVTERGGPTSHTAIIAKSLGIPAIVSCRGVVDLDEDTEVIVDGSTGVVTVAPDEAALAAARTRIAEREALLATSTGPGRTADGHAVKLLLNLGDVDDTAAADVDAEGVGLFRTEFLFLDRTEEPTEAEQAAAYRRLFEAFGGRVVVVRTLDVGADKPLPFIDPGPGDNPALGLRGWRLRELEPEVIDRQLRALATAAADAPCDVRVMAPMIATAAEAEGFVEWARSAGLPTVGVMVEVPSLALQAERLVEVVDFVSIGTNDLSQYTFAADRLVGELGELLDPWQPAVLDLVARTAAAGRRADVPVGVCGEAASDPLLALVLTGLGCSSLSMSPAALPEVRASLAGTPLARCEELAELALAAADGRAARLAVADAGS, encoded by the coding sequence GTGACGACCGTGCGCGAGCGGCAGCTGACCGGCACGGGCGTCTGCGCCGGCATCGGCATCGGCCCGGTCGCGCAGATGGGGACCCCGATCTCCGAGCTGCCGGCCGCCCGGGTCCGCAACGACCCCGCCGAGGACCGCGCACGCGCCGACCGCGCGCTCGAGGAGGTCGCCGTCGACCTCGAGCGTCGCCGGGACCGGGCCTCCGGCGAGGCCGTCGACGTCCTCGAGGCGCAGGTGATGATGGCCCGGGACCCGACGCTCGCGTCGATGGTGGCCGACGCGATCGACGACGGGAAGCCGGCCGCCTACGCCGTCGAGGACGCGATCGGGCACTTCCGGTCCGCGCTCGAGTCGGCCGGCGGCTACCTGGCCGAGCGGGCCGCCGACCTCGACGACCTGCGCAACCGCGTGATCGCCCGGCTGCTGCACCTGCCGATGCCCGGGGTCCCCGATCGGGACGCCCCCTTCGTGCTGGTCGCCGAGGACCTCGCCCCCGCCGACACCGTCGACCTCGATCCCGCCAAGGTGGTCGCGCTGGTGACCGAGCGCGGCGGCCCCACCAGCCACACCGCGATCATCGCCAAGTCCCTCGGCATCCCCGCGATCGTGTCGTGCCGCGGGGTAGTCGACCTCGACGAGGACACCGAGGTGATCGTCGACGGGTCGACCGGTGTGGTGACCGTTGCGCCCGACGAGGCGGCGCTCGCCGCGGCGCGCACGCGCATCGCCGAGCGCGAGGCCCTGCTCGCCACGTCGACCGGACCCGGACGGACCGCAGACGGCCACGCGGTGAAGCTGCTGCTCAACCTCGGGGACGTCGACGACACCGCGGCCGCCGACGTCGACGCGGAGGGCGTCGGGCTGTTCCGCACCGAGTTCCTCTTCCTCGACCGGACCGAGGAGCCGACCGAGGCCGAGCAGGCCGCCGCCTACCGCCGGCTGTTCGAGGCGTTCGGCGGCCGCGTCGTGGTCGTCCGCACCCTCGACGTCGGTGCGGACAAGCCGCTGCCCTTCATCGATCCCGGCCCCGGCGACAACCCGGCGCTCGGTCTGCGGGGCTGGCGCCTCCGGGAGCTCGAGCCGGAGGTCATCGACCGCCAGCTCCGCGCCCTCGCGACCGCAGCGGCCGACGCGCCGTGCGACGTCCGGGTGATGGCGCCGATGATCGCCACCGCAGCCGAGGCCGAGGGGTTCGTCGAGTGGGCGCGGTCTGCCGGGCTGCCCACCGTCGGGGTGATGGTCGAGGTGCCGTCCCTCGCGCTCCAGGCCGAGCGGCTGGTCGAGGTCGTCGACTTCGTGTCGATCGGCACCAACGACCTGTCGCAGTACACCTTCGCCGCCGACCGGCTCGTCGGCGAGCTCGGTGAGCTGCTCGACCCGTGGCAGCCGGCGGTCCTCGACCTGGTGGCCCGCACGGCGGCCGCCGGCCGGCGCGCGGACGTGCCGGTCGGGGTGTGCGGAGAGGCCGCGAGCGACCCCCTGCTCGCGCTGGTCCTCACCGGCCTCGGCTGCTCCAGCCTGTCGATGTCGCCGGCAGCCCTGCCCGAGGTCCGCGCGTCGCTGGCCGGGACCCCGCTCGCGCGCTGTGAGGAGCTGGCCGAGCTGGCACTGGCCGCGGCGGACGGCCGTGCGGCACGTCTGGCCGTGGCGGACGCCGGCAGCTGA
- a CDS encoding HPr family phosphocarrier protein — MSTDITSASVSRTVTVGSSVGLHARPAGAVVKLATAQPAVVTLSKGDKGPVDARSLLSLLSLGAEHGDEVTVAAEGEGAQESVDAVADLIATDQDA, encoded by the coding sequence ATGAGCACCGACATCACGTCCGCATCCGTCAGCCGCACCGTCACGGTCGGGTCCTCGGTGGGGCTGCACGCCCGACCGGCGGGCGCCGTCGTCAAGCTGGCGACCGCCCAACCGGCCGTCGTCACCCTGTCGAAGGGGGACAAGGGGCCGGTCGACGCGCGCTCCCTCCTCTCCCTGCTCTCCCTCGGCGCCGAGCACGGCGACGAGGTGACCGTCGCGGCGGAGGGCGAGGGTGCGCAGGAGTCCGTCGACGCGGTCGCGGACCTGATCGCCACCGACCAGGACGCGTGA
- a CDS encoding PTS lactose transporter subunit IIB, producing the protein MPEIDGKDVKSVIVACEAGMGSSVLLTTQLGQRLKPYGVSVTHSPVNRLTDDTGDVVVCQQGLSDRARQAAPNTVVLPFNMFMGDPAFDRLEAAVRDGGVLGG; encoded by the coding sequence ATGCCGGAGATCGACGGCAAGGACGTCAAGTCCGTCATCGTGGCCTGCGAGGCCGGGATGGGATCGAGCGTCCTGCTCACCACCCAGCTGGGCCAACGCCTGAAGCCCTACGGCGTCAGCGTCACCCACAGCCCGGTCAACCGGCTGACCGACGACACCGGTGACGTGGTCGTGTGCCAGCAGGGCCTGTCCGACCGGGCCCGCCAGGCGGCGCCCAACACCGTGGTCCTGCCGTTCAACATGTTCATGGGCGACCCGGCCTTCGACCGCCTCGAGGCCGCCGTCCGCGACGGGGGCGTCCTCGGTGGCTGA
- a CDS encoding PTS sugar transporter subunit IIA, giving the protein MADAAPGTSSRPVGELLPRAGIKLGLASTDRADAVAQAGALLVELGAVQPAYADAMQEREAMVSSYVGEQFAIPHGTNDARALVNRPCLAFLQFPDGIDWEGQDVRACIAIAAAADEHVQVMSTLATILLDPARAEALRTTDDPEVVLALLAGDG; this is encoded by the coding sequence GTGGCTGACGCCGCTCCCGGCACGTCCTCCCGGCCCGTGGGGGAGCTGCTCCCACGGGCTGGGATCAAGCTCGGGCTCGCGTCCACCGACCGTGCGGACGCCGTCGCCCAGGCCGGTGCCCTGCTCGTCGAGCTGGGCGCCGTCCAACCGGCCTACGCCGACGCGATGCAGGAGCGCGAGGCGATGGTGAGCTCCTACGTCGGTGAGCAGTTCGCCATCCCGCACGGCACGAACGACGCGCGGGCGCTGGTCAACCGCCCCTGCCTGGCCTTCCTGCAGTTCCCCGACGGGATCGACTGGGAGGGGCAGGACGTCCGGGCGTGCATCGCCATCGCCGCGGCGGCGGACGAGCACGTCCAGGTCATGTCCACGTTGGCCACCATCCTGCTCGACCCGGCCCGGGCCGAGGCCTTGCGGACGACCGACGACCCCGAGGTGGTCCTGGCGCTGCTGGCCGGCGACGGCTGA
- the mtlA gene encoding mannitol-specific PTS transporter subunit IIC translates to MSAVAAGAPTPQAGWRARLQKVGGNMAAMVMPNIGAFLAWGLITAMFIETGWTPNESLAEMVGPMINFLLPILIGYTAGRLVHDQRGAVIGAIATTGVIVGSEIPMFLGAMIIGPLAAWVLKEFDKVVQPRIKAGFEMLVNNFSLGILGMGMAIVGYLVIGPVVSALTDVLGNGVDFLVTNSLLPLASILVEPAKVLFLNNAINHGVFGPLGAVEAEELGKSIMFMIETNPGPGLGVLIAFWLAGPREVRPSVPGAMIIHFLGGIHEIYFPYILMKPRLILAAIAGGATGVATFMITGAGLVATPSPGSIFAYLAVTPRGGFFGPLLGIALSTAVAAVVGVILLKLGATEEAPADLEAAAAQSKANKGVRAQPSGA, encoded by the coding sequence ATGAGCGCTGTAGCCGCAGGCGCGCCCACACCCCAGGCCGGGTGGCGCGCCAGGCTCCAGAAGGTCGGCGGGAACATGGCCGCGATGGTGATGCCCAACATCGGGGCGTTCCTCGCGTGGGGCCTCATCACGGCCATGTTCATCGAGACCGGCTGGACCCCCAACGAATCGCTGGCCGAGATGGTCGGCCCGATGATCAACTTCCTGCTGCCGATCCTCATCGGCTACACCGCCGGACGCCTGGTCCACGACCAGCGCGGCGCCGTGATCGGCGCCATCGCGACCACCGGCGTGATCGTCGGCTCCGAGATCCCGATGTTCCTCGGCGCGATGATCATCGGTCCGCTGGCCGCCTGGGTGCTGAAGGAGTTCGACAAGGTCGTCCAGCCGAGGATCAAGGCCGGCTTCGAGATGCTGGTCAACAACTTCAGCCTGGGCATCCTCGGCATGGGCATGGCCATCGTGGGCTACCTCGTCATCGGACCGGTGGTGTCGGCCCTGACCGACGTGCTCGGCAACGGCGTCGACTTCCTCGTCACCAACAGCCTGCTGCCGCTGGCGTCGATCCTGGTCGAGCCCGCGAAGGTGCTGTTCCTCAACAACGCGATCAACCACGGCGTCTTCGGCCCGCTCGGCGCGGTCGAGGCCGAGGAGCTGGGCAAGTCGATCATGTTCATGATCGAGACCAACCCGGGCCCGGGCCTCGGCGTCCTGATCGCCTTCTGGCTCGCCGGACCCCGCGAGGTGCGCCCGTCCGTCCCCGGCGCGATGATCATCCACTTCCTCGGCGGCATCCACGAGATCTACTTCCCGTACATCCTGATGAAGCCGCGTCTGATCCTGGCCGCCATCGCCGGTGGCGCCACGGGCGTCGCCACGTTCATGATCACCGGCGCCGGCCTGGTGGCCACGCCGTCGCCCGGCTCCATCTTCGCCTACCTGGCCGTCACGCCGCGGGGTGGGTTCTTCGGCCCGCTGCTCGGGATCGCCCTCTCCACCGCCGTCGCGGCCGTGGTCGGGGTCATCCTGCTGAAGCTCGGCGCGACCGAGGAGGCACCTGCGGACCTCGAGGCCGCCGCCGCCCAGTCCAAGGCCAACAAGGGCGTCCGCGCCCAGCCGTCGGGGGCCTGA
- the pfkB gene encoding 1-phosphofructokinase, whose protein sequence is MIVTVTPNPSVDRTLAITALERGQVLRATDRAQVDPGGKGINVVRALRAAGVDATAVVPVGGAEGEQLVGLLAERGITPVRVPIRGAVRANVSLVEPDGTVTKVNEEGPALDGDEVDALLGAAESAVAGAAWLVGSGSLPPGVGDRFWADLITRGHAAGARVAIDTSGAGLGTAIDAGPDLIKPNLDELAEAVAAPLPSLAQAITAAEQLRRRGVGTVLASLGADGALLVGDGVRLFAHAPVDRPVSSVGAGDSLLAGYLAALDRDGAGPAEALRLAVAYGAAAVQLPGSSLPRPADLRPDDVVVEEDPDPGRPLRSWVMADSGARIAAG, encoded by the coding sequence GTGATCGTCACCGTCACGCCCAACCCGAGCGTCGACCGGACCCTGGCGATCACGGCCCTCGAGCGCGGGCAGGTCCTGCGGGCCACCGACCGCGCGCAGGTCGACCCCGGCGGGAAGGGCATCAACGTCGTCCGGGCCCTGCGCGCAGCCGGCGTGGACGCGACCGCGGTCGTGCCCGTCGGCGGGGCGGAGGGCGAGCAGCTCGTCGGCCTCCTGGCCGAGCGCGGCATCACCCCGGTGCGGGTGCCGATCCGCGGCGCCGTCCGGGCGAACGTCAGCCTTGTCGAGCCCGACGGCACGGTCACCAAGGTCAACGAGGAGGGGCCCGCGCTCGACGGCGACGAGGTCGACGCGCTGCTCGGCGCCGCCGAGTCCGCCGTCGCCGGCGCCGCGTGGCTGGTCGGCTCCGGGAGCCTTCCGCCCGGCGTCGGCGACCGGTTCTGGGCCGATCTGATCACGCGCGGCCACGCCGCCGGCGCCCGGGTGGCGATCGACACCTCCGGTGCGGGCCTCGGCACGGCGATCGACGCCGGTCCCGACCTCATCAAGCCGAACCTCGACGAGCTGGCCGAGGCGGTCGCCGCGCCCCTCCCCTCCCTCGCCCAGGCCATCACCGCGGCCGAGCAGCTCCGCCGCAGGGGGGTGGGCACCGTCCTCGCCAGCCTGGGTGCTGACGGTGCCCTGCTGGTGGGCGACGGCGTCCGGCTGTTCGCCCACGCCCCGGTCGACCGGCCCGTCAGCTCCGTCGGCGCCGGGGACTCGCTGCTCGCCGGCTACCTCGCCGCGCTCGACCGCGACGGCGCCGGCCCCGCAGAGGCCCTGCGCCTGGCGGTCGCCTACGGCGCCGCGGCGGTCCAGCTGCCCGGCAGCTCCCTCCCCAGACCTGCAGACCTGCGCCCCGACGACGTCGTGGTGGAGGAGGACCCCGACCCCGGACGGCCCCTGCGGTCCTGGGTCATGGCCGACAGCGGCGCGCGGATCGCCGCGGGCTGA